One Spiribacter halobius DNA segment encodes these proteins:
- the urtC gene encoding urea ABC transporter permease subunit UrtC, with protein sequence MAASPTDVIPAAPHRRLLHGDLGGRILLGVLALLAVVVPVANLLVPEGSPFHVSTYAVTVLGRYLCFALLALALDLVWGFCGILSLGHGAFFALGGYAMGMYLMRQIGDRGVYGDPVLPDFMVFLGWEELPWYWMGFDQFWFAALMVFLAPGALAFVFGWLAFRSRVTGVYLSIMSQAMTYALMLAFFRNEMGFGGNNGLTDFKDILGFSISAPGTRVALFVASVLALAGGYLICRMIVRSRLGRVVMAVRDAEPRARSLGYRTDHYKVWLWTVSAMLAGLAGALYVPQVGIINPSEFSPLNSIEAVVWVAVGGRGTLFGAAWGGVLVNWAQTLLTSWLAELWLFVLGGLFVAVTLFFPRGIVGLLRRRGGDG encoded by the coding sequence ATGGCCGCGAGCCCCACCGACGTCATTCCCGCCGCACCGCATCGGCGCCTGCTCCACGGCGACCTAGGCGGCCGCATCCTGCTCGGGGTACTGGCGCTGCTGGCCGTGGTGGTGCCGGTGGCGAACCTGCTGGTGCCGGAGGGCTCGCCCTTCCATGTGTCCACCTACGCGGTGACCGTGCTCGGGCGTTATCTGTGCTTCGCGCTGCTGGCCCTGGCGCTGGATCTGGTGTGGGGATTCTGCGGCATCCTGAGTCTCGGCCACGGCGCCTTCTTCGCCCTCGGCGGCTATGCCATGGGCATGTACCTGATGCGCCAGATCGGCGACCGCGGCGTCTACGGCGACCCGGTGCTCCCGGACTTCATGGTCTTCCTCGGCTGGGAGGAGCTGCCCTGGTACTGGATGGGTTTCGACCAGTTCTGGTTCGCCGCTCTGATGGTGTTTCTGGCGCCGGGGGCGCTGGCTTTCGTGTTCGGCTGGCTGGCCTTCCGCTCGCGGGTGACCGGGGTGTACCTCTCGATCATGAGCCAGGCGATGACCTATGCCCTCATGCTCGCCTTCTTCCGCAACGAGATGGGCTTCGGCGGCAACAACGGCCTTACCGACTTCAAGGACATCCTCGGCTTCTCGATCTCCGCGCCGGGCACGCGGGTGGCTCTGTTCGTCGCCTCGGTGCTGGCGCTGGCCGGCGGCTATCTGATCTGCCGGATGATCGTGCGCTCGCGCCTCGGTCGGGTGGTGATGGCCGTGCGCGATGCCGAGCCGCGGGCGCGCTCGCTCGGCTACCGCACGGACCACTACAAGGTCTGGCTGTGGACCGTCTCGGCGATGCTCGCCGGTCTCGCCGGCGCCCTCTACGTGCCCCAGGTGGGCATCATCAACCCGAGCGAGTTCTCGCCACTGAACTCCATCGAGGCGGTGGTGTGGGTGGCCGTGGGCGGCCGCGGCACGCTGTTCGGCGCTGCCTGGGGCGGGGTGCTGGTGAACTGGGCGCAGACCCTGCTCACCTCCTGGCTCGCAGAGCTCTGGCTGTTCGTGCTCGGGGGGCTGTTCGTCGCGGTGACGCTGTTCTTCCCGCGGGGCATCGTCGGCCTGCTGCGCCGCCGCGGAGGTGACGGATGA
- a CDS encoding Mu transposase C-terminal domain-containing protein, giving the protein MERLRIAQLTSVHPAEEAGEAVAAGKDIAEISEEDWAEAQRRFDAIKPLLDNPMRTREAAEAKAKEAGVHVATLYEWLRRFQDSRHLSCLIPGRRGPKRGGRRLSKKAEAITESVINQYYLSNQRPSPGDVAARVVEECKKAGLKPPHPNTVRNRIRELPRAVSLRRRGRRDEARNMFQPIRGGFPGADFPLSIVQIDHTEADIIVVEEETRLPMGRPWVTLAIDVYSRMVVGIYISMDPPSAVSVGMCLANGMLPKEGYLADLDVPGEWPVWGKMRVVHADNAKEFRGAMLQRACEQYAIELQLRPVKLPHYGGHIERLMGTNAKQIHKLPGTTFASPAARSGYDSEGKAALTLREFEQQLVDYIVNVYHQREHSGLGLPPKRQWEIGVLGNDEQPGIGVPDIPADPARLRLDFLPYVMRTVQTYGIQIDKIFYFHEVLTPWINAMDPSHPKAKRQFIIRRDPRDISRVYFFDPEANEYYTIPYRNVAHPAVSLWEVRAAQRRLAEEGRKHVDEDAIFEAVQRMRERVEEAKHKSKKARRQAHRVRASTGGASRGSGKGKRKSPAGPAEPSGKRLPVENDTNAAVNTDLAEDDLFSEPVTAFDDLGVER; this is encoded by the coding sequence ATGGAGCGCCTGCGCATCGCGCAGTTGACGTCGGTGCACCCGGCCGAAGAGGCCGGAGAGGCCGTGGCGGCTGGCAAGGACATCGCTGAGATCTCTGAGGAGGACTGGGCCGAGGCGCAGCGGCGGTTCGACGCCATCAAGCCGCTTCTCGATAATCCAATGCGCACTCGTGAGGCCGCAGAGGCGAAGGCGAAGGAAGCTGGCGTTCATGTGGCAACACTCTATGAGTGGCTCCGCCGCTTCCAGGACTCACGCCATCTCTCCTGCTTGATTCCGGGCCGGCGTGGTCCGAAGCGGGGTGGGAGGCGCCTCTCGAAAAAGGCTGAGGCGATCACTGAGTCCGTAATCAATCAGTATTACTTGAGCAATCAGCGGCCCTCTCCCGGGGATGTGGCAGCTCGTGTCGTCGAGGAATGCAAAAAGGCCGGCCTCAAGCCGCCTCATCCGAATACGGTCAGGAACCGTATTCGAGAGTTGCCGCGCGCGGTTTCTCTGCGTCGGCGGGGACGTCGCGATGAAGCGCGGAATATGTTTCAGCCAATTCGAGGTGGGTTTCCCGGAGCGGACTTCCCTCTTTCGATCGTGCAGATCGACCACACCGAGGCTGACATCATCGTCGTCGAGGAAGAAACGCGCCTGCCCATGGGCCGTCCCTGGGTCACGCTTGCGATCGACGTGTACAGCCGAATGGTCGTCGGGATCTACATTTCGATGGATCCGCCAAGCGCCGTTTCTGTAGGCATGTGCCTGGCCAACGGAATGCTCCCAAAGGAAGGCTACCTCGCGGACCTTGATGTGCCGGGCGAGTGGCCGGTCTGGGGGAAGATGCGGGTGGTCCATGCGGATAACGCGAAGGAGTTCCGAGGGGCCATGCTGCAGCGGGCTTGCGAGCAGTACGCCATCGAGCTCCAGCTGCGGCCGGTGAAGCTTCCTCACTACGGGGGGCATATCGAGCGGTTGATGGGCACCAACGCCAAGCAGATTCACAAGCTCCCAGGCACCACGTTCGCCTCGCCCGCCGCGCGTTCCGGCTACGACTCCGAAGGGAAGGCCGCACTGACGCTTCGGGAGTTCGAGCAGCAGCTCGTCGACTACATCGTCAATGTCTACCACCAGCGCGAGCACTCAGGGCTCGGCCTGCCACCGAAGCGCCAGTGGGAGATCGGCGTGCTTGGCAACGACGAGCAGCCCGGGATTGGTGTTCCCGACATTCCCGCGGACCCGGCACGGCTTCGGCTCGACTTCCTGCCTTACGTGATGCGCACCGTTCAGACCTACGGGATCCAGATCGACAAGATCTTCTACTTCCACGAGGTGCTGACCCCGTGGATCAACGCGATGGATCCCTCGCATCCCAAGGCCAAACGGCAGTTCATCATTCGCCGGGACCCGCGCGACATCAGCCGGGTGTACTTCTTCGACCCCGAGGCGAACGAGTACTACACGATCCCCTACCGCAACGTCGCCCACCCGGCGGTGAGCCTCTGGGAGGTGCGTGCCGCCCAGCGCCGTCTTGCCGAGGAGGGCCGCAAGCATGTGGACGAGGACGCCATCTTCGAGGCCGTCCAACGCATGCGGGAGCGCGTTGAGGAGGCCAAGCACAAGTCCAAGAAGGCCCGCCGGCAGGCTCACCGCGTCAGGGCCTCCACGGGAGGGGCTTCCAGGGGCTCGGGCAAGGGGAAGCGCAAGTCTCCAGCGGGTCCTGCCGAGCCATCCGGCAAAAGGCTGCCGGTGGAAAACGACACCAACGCCGCGGTGAATACCGACCTCGCCGAGGATGACCTGTTCTCCGAACCGGTCACGGCCTTCGATGATCTGGGGGTGGAGCGATGA
- a CDS encoding TnsA endonuclease N-terminal domain-containing protein — protein sequence MRDWPKQKQKILRLDLEGPVRRIGRSRRSVTGQAHVRGRSVRFESSLECDFLNIVDFDPTVTEVIEQPLRIHFQGTDGRLRHYTPDFLVRYLDAPAGLFEIKYRENLWAQWKDRKPAFKAARQYAKKNGMTFSILTEVEIRGSGYLGNAKFLRGYIHRPEDRAMEEKLVSTLVVLGESTPAALLAACFYDKTNRMKAIPSLWRLVAINRVNADLTQPLTMNTPIWIQAGEGFVWNDPHSYQFDLDQSLF from the coding sequence ATGCGCGACTGGCCTAAGCAAAAACAGAAGATCCTCCGACTGGATTTAGAGGGGCCGGTGCGTCGCATCGGACGGAGCCGCCGCAGCGTCACTGGACAGGCGCACGTACGTGGTAGGTCCGTTCGGTTCGAGTCCTCGCTTGAGTGCGACTTCCTCAACATCGTGGACTTCGATCCGACCGTCACGGAGGTGATCGAACAACCGCTGCGCATCCACTTCCAGGGCACGGACGGGAGACTCCGCCACTACACGCCCGACTTTCTCGTTCGGTACCTGGATGCCCCCGCAGGACTCTTCGAGATCAAGTACCGGGAAAACCTCTGGGCACAGTGGAAGGACCGCAAGCCCGCCTTTAAGGCGGCGAGGCAATACGCAAAGAAGAACGGTATGACGTTCTCGATCCTCACGGAAGTTGAGATAAGGGGGAGTGGGTATCTAGGCAATGCCAAGTTCCTCCGCGGCTATATCCATCGTCCAGAAGACCGCGCGATGGAAGAAAAGTTGGTTAGCACGCTCGTGGTGCTCGGCGAATCGACGCCGGCCGCATTGTTGGCGGCATGCTTTTACGACAAGACGAATCGGATGAAGGCAATTCCGAGCCTGTGGCGATTGGTGGCCATCAACCGAGTGAATGCCGATCTCACACAGCCGCTGACAATGAACACACCCATCTGGATACAAGCCGGGGAGGGATTCGTATGGAACGATCCACATTCCTATCAGTTCGACCTGGATCAGTCGTTGTTCTAG
- a CDS encoding ATP-binding protein, with product MFNSTMIASSTVFYSGGRPRPGEISLAHNGVLFLDELPEFSRAALETLREPLETGAVTISRAAAKLTFPARFQLIAAMNPCPCGHLGDPIEPCRCSPDQVNRYRGRLSGPLLDRVDLQVDVPRLTALELAGSDPGEPSAAVRARVIEARERQLRRDGVPAARLTPAALARSCQPDTAARRLLTEAAERLRLSARAWDRCLRIARTIADLAGADQPGEAHVAEAVSYRERLSAGG from the coding sequence TTGTTTAATTCTACCATGATCGCCTCATCTACTGTATTTTACAGCGGCGGGCGCCCGCGCCCCGGCGAGATCTCCCTCGCCCACAACGGCGTGCTCTTCCTCGACGAGCTGCCGGAGTTCAGCCGCGCGGCCCTGGAGACGCTGCGCGAGCCGCTGGAGACCGGCGCGGTGACCATCTCCCGCGCCGCCGCCAAGCTGACCTTCCCGGCCCGCTTCCAGCTCATCGCCGCCATGAACCCCTGCCCCTGCGGCCACCTGGGCGACCCGATCGAGCCCTGTCGCTGCAGCCCGGATCAGGTCAACCGCTACCGCGGACGGCTCAGCGGCCCGCTCCTGGACCGGGTCGACCTGCAGGTGGACGTCCCGCGGCTCACCGCCCTGGAGCTCGCCGGGTCCGATCCCGGCGAGCCCTCGGCCGCCGTCCGCGCACGCGTGATCGAGGCCCGCGAGCGCCAGCTGCGACGGGACGGCGTGCCCGCCGCCCGGCTCACGCCCGCCGCCCTGGCGCGCAGCTGCCAGCCCGATACGGCCGCCCGCCGCCTGCTCACCGAGGCCGCGGAGCGCCTGCGCCTGTCCGCACGGGCGTGGGATCGCTGTCTGCGCATCGCCCGCACCATCGCCGATCTGGCCGGCGCCGACCAACCGGGAGAGGCCCACGTGGCCGAGGCGGTCAGCTACCGCGAGCGCCTGAGCGCGGGCGGCTGA
- the urtE gene encoding urea ABC transporter ATP-binding subunit UrtE, whose amino-acid sequence MLSIERLNQYYGESHTLWDVDLEVPSGACTCLMGRNGVGKTTVLKTVVGLLEARSGEIRFDGRAVQREPTERRARAGIGYVPQGREIFPLLTVEENLRIARAAMGRRDIPALVHELFPVLREMRHRRGGDLSGGQQQQLAIGRALCLEPKLLILDEPTEGIQPNIVREIGDIIRRLNREQGLTVLLVEQKLPFARRTADTFCILDRGRSVAAGPMAELGDDLVRQYLTV is encoded by the coding sequence GTGCTGTCGATAGAGAGGCTCAATCAGTACTACGGCGAGAGCCACACCCTTTGGGACGTGGATCTGGAGGTGCCGAGCGGTGCCTGCACCTGCCTGATGGGCCGCAACGGTGTGGGCAAGACCACTGTTCTGAAGACCGTCGTGGGGCTGCTCGAGGCCCGGTCGGGGGAGATCCGGTTCGATGGCCGGGCGGTCCAGCGGGAGCCCACGGAGCGCCGGGCGCGGGCCGGGATCGGCTATGTGCCCCAGGGCCGGGAGATCTTCCCCCTGCTCACGGTGGAGGAGAACCTGCGGATCGCCCGGGCAGCCATGGGCCGGCGCGACATCCCGGCGCTGGTCCACGAGCTCTTCCCGGTGCTGCGGGAGATGCGCCATCGCCGCGGCGGCGACCTCTCCGGCGGGCAGCAGCAGCAGCTCGCCATCGGCCGCGCACTGTGCCTGGAGCCGAAGCTGCTGATCTTGGATGAGCCCACCGAAGGCATCCAGCCCAACATCGTGCGCGAGATCGGCGACATCATCCGCCGGCTGAACCGCGAGCAGGGGCTGACGGTGCTGCTGGTGGAGCAGAAGCTGCCCTTCGCCCGCCGCACCGCGGACACCTTCTGCATCCTCGACCGCGGCCGCAGCGTCGCCGCCGGCCCCATGGCAGAGCTCGGTGACGATCTGGTGCGCCAGTACCTGACGGTGTAG
- the urtD gene encoding urea ABC transporter ATP-binding protein UrtD has translation MSMLARTREVMRRDQVFDIVRPRQDLDARLDTRHGPILYLEDVTVSFDGFRALDALTLYIDDGELRCIIGPNGAGKTTMMDVITGRTRPDSGRAFFGQRLDLLRLQETEIAQAGIGRKFQKPTVFPSHRVVENLELAMAGDRRVWPVLGARLDSAARDRIAAVLDEVGLADVAPRPAGELSHGQKQWLEIGMLLMQEPRLLLVDEPVAGMTHQEMDRTAELLTRLAGRHSVVVVEHDMEFVRSIARKVTVLHQGSVLAEGSMAEVQADPRVVEVYLGE, from the coding sequence ATGAGCATGCTCGCCCGAACCCGGGAGGTGATGCGCCGGGACCAGGTCTTCGACATCGTGCGCCCGCGCCAGGATCTGGACGCCCGGCTGGATACCCGGCACGGCCCGATCCTCTACCTCGAGGATGTCACCGTCAGCTTCGACGGCTTCCGCGCCCTGGATGCGCTCACCCTCTACATCGACGACGGCGAGCTGCGCTGCATCATCGGCCCGAACGGCGCCGGCAAGACGACCATGATGGACGTGATCACCGGTCGCACGCGGCCGGACAGCGGTCGCGCCTTCTTCGGCCAGCGCCTGGACCTGCTGCGGCTGCAGGAGACCGAGATCGCCCAGGCCGGGATCGGGCGCAAGTTCCAGAAGCCCACCGTGTTCCCGAGCCACCGGGTGGTGGAGAACCTCGAGCTCGCCATGGCCGGCGACCGCCGGGTGTGGCCCGTGCTCGGCGCCCGGCTCGACAGTGCCGCCCGGGACCGCATTGCTGCCGTGCTGGACGAGGTGGGCCTGGCGGATGTCGCGCCCCGACCCGCCGGCGAGCTCTCCCATGGCCAGAAGCAGTGGCTCGAGATCGGCATGCTGCTGATGCAGGAGCCGCGGCTGCTGCTGGTGGACGAGCCGGTGGCCGGCATGACGCACCAGGAGATGGACCGCACCGCGGAGCTGCTCACCCGGCTCGCGGGCCGCCATTCCGTGGTGGTGGTGGAGCACGACATGGAGTTCGTGCGCTCCATCGCCCGCAAGGTCACGGTCCTCCATCAGGGCAGCGTCCTGGCCGAGGGCAGCATGGCCGAGGTGCAGGCGGACCCGCGGGTGGTGGAGGTCTATCTGGGGGAATGA